TGAAAGCGGTTtgttttacacattacttaatattTAAGGAACTGTACACTTATGAAATGTTTTTAACTAGGCTGCCAACATGTAACAGGTGTGTCTTTCCTCTCTTTTGTAGAATGGTTGCTGGATAAACTATTGCAACCTTCGCATTTTTTGACTATATTAAAAATTATATACGCTTTTATATGGAGTTTGGCAACAAACGATCAACAAGTTTGGTGTAAGTTTTATGATACGTGTTTTAACCCTTGACGGTCCACACAATACCCTCTGTTTTATTAGCTTTATTCGTAGTCCACAACCAAAATGGTAGTTTAAGTTATGCATCTCTGAAGAAGCTACGGTCGATTATCCTAATCTATAAGCATGTTAAGAAAAATTACTGCTCTCATATGAAAGCAAACATTATCTCAGATTCATCACGTGTACCCATATGTAAATTTGGTTTTCTATGTCTATGGGCGTACTGGTCTGCaggtcgtggtcttgcggtagcgttctcgcttctcgcgcacggggtcccacgttcgattcccgacggggtctggGATTTTTCCCTGcttctagatgactgggtgttgttgtgtcgtcttcatcatcatcgttcatccccattacggtcggaggaaggcaatggcaaaccacctccgctaggaccttgcctagtatgacggtgcgggtttcccgcatcgtcccctcctctccttggagtatgggacatcatcaccaTGGGCGTAGTATATGTTTAACTGGCCCGCCGGGTTGGTCGTGCGGTCCAACGCaccgctttccgggcgggaaggaccgACGATCCACGGCATGAATCcgctggcggatttgtgtcgagttcCGTTGAGCCGGTCAGTctatgaatggtttttaggcggttttccatctgcctcggcaaatgcgggctggttccccttactccgcctcagctactctatgtcggcgattgctgcgcaaacaagttctccacgtacgcgtacaccaccattactactctaccacgcaaacataggggatgcactcgtctcgtgtgagacgttccctgggggggggggggggggggtgtccaccgggggccgaaccgcacagtaaccctgggttcggtgtggggcggcggaggggtgaagtacactgcggtagtcgtcttggggttgcggaccactgaggctgtggtggggacggagcctctccgtcgtttctaggtcgaaggttaacataacataagatgacatgccgggtgatcaaaaagtcagtataaatttgaaaacttaataagccacggaataatatagatagagaggtaaaaattgacacacatgcttggaatgacatggggtattactagaacaaaaaaaacaaagttcacaaaacgtccgacagatggcgctggacagcaaaacgtcagtgaatgcgcatgacaatcgtgtataaaaggagctgtaatgagagagagaatcggatgcaccagcagtcgcagcatgttgacgttacctgaaaaggcgcttttagtgaagctgtattatcagaatggggaatgtgttagttcagcgttacgatcctatccccataggaaggggattcgaacgggtaaaggtccgttgacaaatgcagctgtggcgagaatgatttcgaagttcgaagccacgggttgtttagacgatagaccccgtagtggtcgaCCGAGCTGCTGGTGAGACAGTTCTGGAGgatatggagactgtagcgggttcgtctctgcacggggaagtcagcgctcgtgcactcgcacgtcgcaccggcattccatacgctattgtttggttggcacttaggcgtaccctccgatgctatccgtacaaaatcgatcggcatcatgaactgttatccGGCGATTTAGTGAaggggagggcatttgcggtgtgggcgtttcaaaagatggcggaagatgacgattggttgagtaacgtgttgtggaccgacgaagctccgAGGgtgtgtcaacgcccacaactgcagaatctgggctaccgaaaatcctagaactgtcgtggaaactccattgcacgacgagaaaatcacggtatgggttggatttacaacATCTACCGgtatcgggcctttttttcttcgaggaaatgcgtgattctgggtttgtaactgctaccgtgacgggtgagaggtacgccgatatgttacagaatcacatcatccccagcctggctgataaacacctgctggaacgtacgatgtttatgcaagatggcggtccacccaatattgctagacgcgtgaaagatctcttgcgcgcgttctttggtgatgatcgtgtgctcagccgccactttcgacatgcttggcctcccaggtccccagacctcagtccgtgcgattattggcttttggggttacctgaagtcgcaagtgtgtcgtgatcgaccgacatctctagggatgctgaaagacaacatccgatgccaatgcctcaccataactccggacatgctttacagtgctgttcacaacattatttcttgactacagctattgttgaggaatgatggtggacatattgagaatttcctgtaaaaaaatggctctgaacactatgggacttaacttctgaggtcatcagtcccctagaacttagaactaccgaaacctaactaacctaaggacattacacacttccatgcccgcagcaggattcgaacctgcgaccttagctcctgtaaagaacatcatctttgctttgtcttactttgttatgctaattattgctattctgatcagatgaagcgccatctgtcgcacttttttgaacttttgtgtttttttggttctaataaaaccccatgtcattccaagcgtgtgtgccaatctctctatctacatattctgtgatttattcagttttcaaattgataccgactttttgatcacccagtatgtttaACTACTTCGTTTAGATGTTCCAACTTGACTACTTTACTTGACCCAAAAGAAACTTTCAATAATCTGACTGAATCGTATTCGTTTGTACATGCTATACACATCAGTTCACATTAATTTTTTTGACCAGTGTCCTTTCTTACGCATTTTTGTTAATATACAGGTGACTTGAAGATCGTCACTTGACAGAAACTTGTTCTTGTCAAATAAAGACAAATTATAACAGTTCATTGGTGGTTTTGTGACCCTACTCTTTAAATtttagaagaatataattattatttgcaaaaataacatttattttcctacaatttgtacaaaaaatatACAACGGAGGGTTAAGTCAAAAAAAGTATTATCAGTCTGGAAACGTCCCTTAGGTTACATCTTATCCCAGGAGACCGAGACGCGCCTTAGCCTGCAGGTGAGCGATGGTATCGGCAGCCCTGGCGGCAGCCACCTCAGGGGTGTCCAGGGGCACACCGTCCGGGCCAATCACGATGTTGGCAGCAGGGGCGATCACGCCGCGGGCAGCAACAATGGCAGGGCCCACGATGCCGGGAGCTGCGATAGCGTGGGCGGTGATGGCGGGGGCGGCTAGGGCCGTGGCCGCCGGGGTCCTGGCGTCGATGATAGTGGCGCCGGCTGCAATGGCTGGAGCAGCAGCGATGGCGGGGGCGCCGAAGGTTCTGGCAGCGAACAGTGCCGGTGCAgcggcgatggcgggggcggcgatGACGGCAGGGGCGGGCGCGGAGTTCGCGATCGCGTCGCGGGCGTTGGTCTCAGCCACGGCGGCAGCGTGGGAGGCCTTGGCGGCGGCCACCTCAGGGGTGTCCAAGGGGACGCCCTCCGGTCCGATCACGATGTTGGCGGGTTCCACAGGTGCGGCAggagcggcgggggcggcgggggcggctgggGCGGCGCGTGCAGGGGCGggggcggctgctgcggcggcggcgttgGCGGCGGCGTCGCGGGCGGAGGTCTCCGCGACGGCGGCGGCGTGCGAGGCCTTGGCGGCGGCGACCTCGGGAGTGTCGAGCGGGACTCCCTCCGGGCCGATGATGATGTTAGCGGCAGGCACTGTGCGGATGACGGCTGGGGCAGGTGCGGGGGCGGCGGCCAGGAGCGCCGGCGCAGGGGCGCCCAGGACGCGCGCCAGCAGGCCGGGCGACGACAGGTAGCCGGGCTTCGCCAGCGACGCCGCCACGAGGGCGCTCAAGACCACCTGCAACCGGCGGAGAGTTCTTACCACGCAGTCTGTTAGTCCCGCAGCCTTGCTTCACGAGCGGCTACACTTACTGCACTACACACGAGGGTGGTTCAGAAAGTGAGGTAACATGTACTCCGCGACGAAAATGTATATCCGGAAACAGAATGAACATTGCAACAAATAATCTCCGGGTCACACTTGTGGTCTCGTTAGGTGACTACTGTGTCCGCCAGAGGGGATGAGCCAGTTTTTTTTCCTAATCCGCCTAATTGGGTTATACCTGTTGCCTGCATGACAGGATTCCAGGTTTTTCATTTCCCATGAGCGACAGTGTTCTCTGACATCTGTTACAGAGAAAGTTCTGAAAGTCCCGCCAGCTTATTGATGCTCTGTTCGTGGGAGCAGGAAATGGCCAATGAAACTGCCTACATTCTGCTCCTGATTCTGACTGGCTGAAATAATTTCTTCGAAAGAGTTATAGCTCTCGAAATTGAGTAAATAAGGACAGGACAGGAGTCATGAGCCCTGTGGGACACAGCTCAAGTTTTTAAAAGTGTTGCGTAAATTAGCTCGGTAACAAATGATCCTCAACGAATTATATATGAGTAGTTCTTTTCAGTTTTTTGAGAAAGGATGCAACTTAATAAACAGTCATTTGCTAGAGAACAGAGGTTTCATAACGTCGACACGTCAGCTAGCTGAAGGTAGATTTTGACAAAACAAGGCGGACTTGCCGAAATTAAACCACGTTTGTTCCAATGGAAACATGTGGTTTATTTGTATGACTCCTTCTCCTTTCTAACATCGGACTGTTATCCAGTTTCGCTTATGGATGAGGGTTGCCCCGATGTAGTGATTGTTTGATGCTCGTTTGTCAATCCATAGGTCAAATCTTGAGTCTTTTGGAAGTACTTACTTTGCTACAGGGTACTGATTAGTGGTATAGAAGAAGTGGCTATTTCAGCTCTGTCTGCTGGGTCAAAACGAAGCTGGTTTGTCGTCTGTTACAACCACCATTAGAAATAACTGAAATCAGTGAATAACTTGCCAtactgaaataaatggttgtagcggACTATTACAAAGCGTCAGTTGTCACTCTTACAGAAAGATTAAAAAAATCTACatttacacggatactctgcaaatcacatctaagtgtctgacagagggttcatcgaaccaccttcacaattctctattattccaatctcgtatagagcgcggaaagaatgaacacctatatctttccgtacgagctcagaaattcccttattttatcttggtgatcgttcctccctatgcaggtttgtgttcaacaaaatattttcgcattcggaggagaaagttggtgattggaatttcgtgaaatgaCAAGAATCACAACAAAACTACGTTTCCAAGAGCACACATATCCCCAAAATAAGACAGCCTTTACTTCACACATTGTAGGAAATAAGCACTCATCAACACGAATACAATGGAATTGTTACATACAGCAACTAAGAGAAGACTGCTCTATGTGCAAGAGATAGTGGAAATCTTTATTAACAAAAGGTGTTCTCCGGAAGATATTTCAAACGACCATCACGTATTAAATTACTATTCTAACATTTTTAAGGATTTGCATTAAAGATCAGATGTTTTGATCTCATATGTTGAACTGTGGTGCATCAGAAGACGGAAACTACAGTGGTTCGGAAAGCACTGCCTCGTATCAAACCGAGCAGACAGCGACACAACAAACTCATGGTTCATTTGCAGTCGTCCACGGCACATCCGTTACTGAGGAAACTGTGAAGGACAACTAAAAGTCAGAAAGCGATCCCAGCTGACTGCAGTGAACTCCTCAGCGCTGTTAAGTTTCCTCTCATATTCTTATGTTACATCTCATTAtttctatttatatattttattttttatataatttcgaACTTCATTTACATGGCGCGTCCAAAAAGTATAGAGACTGTTTGATTCTTGTCGCACAAGTGACGTCACAGCAGTAACTGCGGTGTCAAAGCTGCAAACAACACACGTGCTTTCGGCCAGTCAGTTGCGAGCGGGGAGTATCAAATAGTGGACGCTCGGCCGTTGTGTGTCAACCTTGTTGTTTCAGAAATCCCAATGCAGGAACGAATTGAACATCTCTAAATGAAGTGTTCAAGACACTCTCCAGACTGTTTTGAAGGCAAGAAAAATGTGTGCAAATTCTGCCACCAAACAGTAACGACGACCCATCAACCCCTGCTGCGACTTGATTGATATGTAAAATGCGGAAAAAATTCATTATGGCTGACGAGACTCAATCCGAATCACAAACCGACGAAGTACAGACCTTCACGTAAGGGTCAATGCTTTGACGACTTAATCGACATTCAAACCAGTGTGAtgcacgagttgaacaacatcccaaagaaggagttTTCTGAAAGTCCCACATGGTTGCATGAACGATCTGCACGATGTACCCAAGAAAAGGAGCGGGAGGGGGGAGCGAGACTATGTAGAACAGCTGAAGTATCAAAATTACGACCTTAACTTTTCTCTGTAATGTATTAACCCAGCCTCGAACTTTTTGTTTGAGGGGTCTGTATGCCTTCAATTGTGTCTCCTTTACCATAGGTCAGCCTGCTCGTCTAGAATAAGTTGAGAATATGTTGTAAAGTGACATGGACTGGAACGTGCATGTCAGATCGCTTGTGGGAAAGCGAATGTTCGATTTCGGCTtagtgggagaattctaggaaagtgtacctCATGTATAAAAGAGACGCGTACCGAACACTTCTTCGACCCATTTTTGACTGCTGCCCGAGTTTCGTTATCTCACCAGGTTGGATTAGAGagaagcaacgaagaaattcaGAGAGGTGCCGATGAGATGTGTTAGCGATAGCTTTGATCAGCATGCGAGTATTAGAGAAATGCTACGTgtgctcaaatgggaatcccctgaCGGAAAAAGAAGTTGTATTCGCGAAACGCTATAGAGAAGGTTTAGAGAATCGGCAT
This genomic interval from Schistocerca cancellata isolate TAMUIC-IGC-003103 chromosome 3, iqSchCanc2.1, whole genome shotgun sequence contains the following:
- the LOC126177050 gene encoding cuticle protein 18.7-like, which produces MKVLVVLSALVAASLAKPGYLSSPGLLARVLGAPAPALLAAAPAPAPAVIRTVPAANIIIGPEGVPLDTPEVAAAKASHAAAVAETSARDAAANAAAAAAAPAPARAAPAAPAAPAAPAAPVEPANIVIGPEGVPLDTPEVAAAKASHAAAVAETNARDAIANSAPAPAVIAAPAIAAAPALFAARTFGAPAIAAAPAIAAGATIIDARTPAATALAAPAITAHAIAAPGIVGPAIVAARGVIAPAANIVIGPDGVPLDTPEVAAARAADTIAHLQAKARLGLLG